One genomic region from Kamptonema formosum PCC 6407 encodes:
- a CDS encoding TOMM precursor leader peptide-binding protein, whose translation MFNRIQFNPAYAVEAIEPDRVFFVSEKGAGWLRDRLYQKLASLIDGDRDSDKIIDAILLELLADQESDPENTAFFQDALNTSIKTQYALFQMEKQGYIQLEDNPLPPDLAIFCHHLNIAPADVQQRLQSTKVAVKSFSSVPAEALINLLESLHIEVAETGDITVVLADNYLDPRLEEFNQKALQSQSTWMLVKPLGITPWLGPIFAPEKTGCWHCLAKRLQDNNPVESFIERHKDIPPINPPLATLNSTKQTALSMAATEVFKWIAQGENRRLTSTLVSYDAIALQTQDHILVKRPQCPTCGEMAKGLAKKPRPVVLGHRKKNFTEDGGHRFCSPEETLRKYQHHISPITGVVRGLSKIQTNALNHTYVAKHHFLTVFDDLENLQKNLGGRSSGKGKTDAQARASGFCEAIERYSGVFQGDEIREKSSYNKLGDRAIHPNDCMNFSEQQYQHRQQWNAECQGWFQKVPEPFDPDREIDWTPVWSLTHQTFKYLPTAYCYYGYSPGYQPDCWADSNGCAAGNTIEEAILQGFMELVERDAVALWWYNRLQKPQVDLDSFDDPYFPNLRQYYQSINRELTILDLTSDLNIPTFAAVTWRCDRPVEDIVIGYGTHFDPKIALSRALTEVNQILPNVLFAQADGSTQYPASPDPLAVEWWKTATMANQPYLIPDPNTTPKVWADYPVMATNDLLDDVKLCQQIVESKGMEMLVLDQTRPDVGLRVAKVIIPGMRHMWKRLDAGRLYDVPVQLGWLPAPLLEDQLNPVPMWM comes from the coding sequence ATGTTCAATCGCATTCAATTCAATCCTGCTTACGCTGTCGAAGCTATAGAGCCCGATCGCGTGTTTTTTGTCTCCGAAAAAGGCGCTGGTTGGTTGCGCGATCGCCTATATCAGAAATTGGCTAGTCTGATTGATGGCGATCGCGACAGCGATAAAATTATTGATGCTATTCTTCTAGAGTTACTGGCAGACCAAGAATCCGACCCTGAAAATACGGCTTTCTTTCAAGATGCTCTCAATACCAGCATCAAAACCCAATACGCTCTGTTTCAAATGGAGAAACAGGGCTATATTCAGTTAGAAGACAATCCTCTGCCGCCGGATTTAGCCATCTTCTGTCATCATCTCAATATTGCCCCTGCTGATGTGCAGCAGCGATTGCAATCGACCAAAGTAGCTGTAAAATCATTCAGTTCAGTTCCGGCAGAAGCCTTGATTAATCTGCTGGAATCTCTGCATATTGAAGTTGCAGAAACAGGGGATATTACCGTAGTTTTAGCGGACAATTATCTCGATCCTAGACTAGAGGAATTTAACCAAAAAGCTTTACAGTCGCAATCTACTTGGATGTTAGTTAAACCCTTGGGGATAACTCCTTGGCTCGGCCCCATATTTGCCCCGGAAAAAACAGGTTGCTGGCATTGTTTAGCTAAACGATTACAAGACAACAACCCTGTGGAAAGTTTTATCGAAAGGCATAAAGACATTCCCCCCATCAATCCTCCCCTTGCTACTCTCAATTCTACTAAACAAACTGCCCTGAGCATGGCAGCTACGGAGGTGTTTAAATGGATTGCCCAAGGAGAGAATCGCAGATTAACTAGCACTCTGGTAAGTTATGATGCGATCGCGCTCCAAACTCAAGATCACATCCTCGTTAAACGTCCCCAATGTCCTACTTGTGGAGAGATGGCTAAGGGATTAGCGAAGAAACCCCGCCCCGTAGTTTTAGGACATCGGAAGAAAAACTTTACAGAGGATGGCGGACACCGTTTTTGTTCTCCAGAAGAAACCCTGAGAAAATATCAACATCATATTAGCCCGATTACTGGAGTTGTGCGGGGATTGAGTAAGATTCAAACTAATGCTCTCAATCATACCTATGTGGCTAAACATCATTTTCTCACGGTTTTTGACGATTTAGAAAACTTACAAAAAAATCTCGGCGGTCGAAGTTCTGGTAAAGGAAAAACCGATGCTCAAGCTAGAGCCAGCGGTTTTTGTGAGGCTATTGAACGGTATTCTGGAGTTTTTCAGGGAGATGAAATCAGAGAAAAAAGTAGTTACAATAAATTAGGCGATCGCGCCATTCATCCCAACGATTGCATGAACTTCAGCGAACAGCAATATCAACATCGGCAACAATGGAATGCTGAATGTCAAGGTTGGTTTCAAAAAGTTCCAGAACCCTTCGATCCAGACAGAGAAATTGATTGGACACCTGTTTGGTCTTTGACTCATCAAACCTTCAAATATTTGCCCACAGCTTATTGCTATTATGGCTATTCTCCAGGCTATCAACCTGACTGTTGGGCAGACTCTAATGGTTGTGCGGCGGGTAACACCATTGAAGAAGCAATTCTGCAAGGTTTCATGGAATTAGTCGAGCGGGATGCTGTGGCTTTGTGGTGGTATAATCGGCTTCAGAAACCCCAAGTCGATCTAGATAGTTTTGACGATCCTTATTTCCCAAACTTGAGACAATATTATCAAAGTATCAATCGGGAACTGACGATTTTAGACCTGACTAGCGACTTAAATATTCCCACTTTTGCGGCGGTGACGTGGAGGTGCGATCGCCCAGTCGAAGACATTGTAATCGGCTATGGTACTCATTTTGACCCCAAGATTGCTCTCAGTCGCGCTTTAACGGAAGTCAATCAAATTCTACCTAATGTTTTATTTGCTCAAGCTGATGGTAGTACCCAATATCCGGCTTCTCCCGATCCTCTAGCTGTAGAATGGTGGAAAACTGCTACTATGGCTAATCAACCCTATTTAATTCCCGATCCAAATACTACTCCTAAAGTTTGGGCAGATTATCCCGTAATGGCAACTAACGATCTCTTAGATGATGTCAAGCTTTGTCAACAAATAGTAGAAAGTAAGGGCATGGAAATGTTAGTTTTAGACCAAACTCGTCCTGATGTTGGACTGCGGGTAGCTAAGGTAATTATTCCTGGTATGCGGCATATGTGGAAGCGATTAGATGCAGGAAGACTTTATGATGTTCCCGTGCAATTGGGTTGGTTGCCAG